The DNA window GGCGACGAGCGTGTTGATATCGAGAACGCTGTAGTCGGCATGGCGATCATCGACAAGTTCGATCGCCGCAGCAACAGCATCGATCGCGTCGCCAGCCTGCTCGGGGGTGACCGGACTGTCGGCTGGAACCAGATCCCGGCCGAGGCGGCAGCAGATCTCGAATTCCAATCCGAGGTGGTTATAGTCCGCCAACGATAGGCGGATGCCGCTCCTCGCGACCTTTCTGCCGAAGATCGTGCCGCTGATCGGCTGATCGATGCCGCACATGTCTTGCATGCGTTTGGAGGTCAGGCCGATCTTGTAGCCGGCCTGGGTATCGTCCGCGATGATCGATGCCACATAGGCATCCTGCACGCGATAGGCATCCGAAAGACCCCTGATCCCCTGGAGTTGGTGGAATTTCACTCCGTTTCGGTGTTCGGCAGCCAGCTGGTCGGCCATCGTGCTCGGTGAAATGATCAAATCGAGGCTCTCGGGTCGGGTTGGTTGCGGACGGCAGGGCTTTATGGCGCGCTGACAGAGTATCGGTTTCGAGTCCTGCTGCAACAGGCATTTGTGGAAAGACGCTATACCCGGCTGTCCAAGATGGATCTCACGCGACCAAGCGCCCGCGTGAGAATGCTGAT is part of the Microvirga terrae genome and encodes:
- a CDS encoding 2-keto-4-pentenoate hydratase translates to MQQDSKPILCQRAIKPCRPQPTRPESLDLIISPSTMADQLAAEHRNGVKFHQLQGIRGLSDAYRVQDAYVASIIADDTQAGYKIGLTSKRMQDMCGIDQPISGTIFGRKVARSGIRLSLADYNHLGLEFEICCRLGRDLVPADSPVTPEQAGDAIDAVAAAIELVDDRHADYSVLDINTLVADNSWNAGVVLGDFVPPPARLDETEGIAYQDGEEIGRGHGADALGHPFIPLAWLANHLAASGRTLRKGDIVMTGSIVTTRFPSGPFTFRFDIGGLGSVEVYGE